The stretch of DNA ACTTAATAATGAAAGATAGGCTGATAATGACCCGACTcgacccgatacatcatttgacctGAAATGACACGACCCGATCCAAACCGAACTCGACTCGGCCTACAGGATAAACTGGCCCAATCTGATCCGACCCGACATGACCCGGTTGCCACTTATAAGTACACTACACTGTTTTGTATCATATGGAGCTTCATTTTATGCTCTACGGAGCTATTAagatacacaaaatctcattgatgACAAGCGATATCCGTTATAAGCTTgtgataccgtttcctctcacaaaatgcccattaagaggtgagtgggaagcacatgggtgcccccaccttatccccttcccctttttgtgagaggtcacaagagcccgtcacaagcaagactagctgattaAGATAACGTTACCCCCTACTTTGCCGCTTTTGGCGCGTTTTTCTAGCTATGTTGCATGCACATGGGGACTTGGATACCTTGCCACGACTTCAAATTGAATATCAAGATCAAAAGTTTCAGAAATTATGAAGGAAACTAAGTGAATTTCACAGTAGTTTCAGTTCAACTTCTCAAATTTACTGGAATTTCCTGATTTCCCATTTTCCTTTGGTatactccttttcttttcttatcctccattttttttttttattatattgcGTAATTGTAGTACTGAAATGGGTATTTCTGAATTTTAAATTGCAGTAAAGATGATGAACATGAACTGTGAATTGGGTATTTGTTAGTTTAGCTTAAGATTTTGAATTTAGTTAGTGCATACCAACTGTTCGACGAAATTCCTGTGAGAAAATTATGATGTTTGGTGAAAATGTAGCAGAGATGGAAACGAGTATAGCTGATAGAATTTCGGAACTTCCGGAATTTATACTACATAATATTCTCTCAACCCTCGATACCAAAGAAGCTGGTCGTGCTAGTGTTTTGTCTAAGAGGTGGTATCAAGTTTGGTCTTGTATTCCGGTTTTGGATTTTCGGCTTCAATACTATAAAATGGTATATTGGGATGTTTCAACGAAGTATGGTTTCAATGTTGATGACGATGTGATTCAGAGTTTTCTGGGGTTCATAGATAAGACTATGCAAAGATATGATACTCAGAAGTATAGAATTAGGAAACTACACCTTGAGCTTCCTACACCGGAtaaaaagattgaatctttggtTGATAGATGGATTAGGATTGCGGTGCAAAACCTAGTTCAGGAGTTGTCTATTAATACTCTTCTTCATTATACATCGGACTATAGGCTGCCTGAGATTCTATTTCGTGCAAAATCATTGAATGTTCTGAAATGTCGGGATATTGTGCTGCCATACTATGAGACCATGGAACTTGTATCTCTTGAGTATCTGACTTTAATCCAGAAAAATGTAGATATGATCCATACGGATATGCTTCAGAGAATTATCTCTTTCTGCCCCTTGGTTGAATTCATTACAACAACTGATCTTGGAAATATTTCACTTCCATGGGAAAGAAAACAATCTAAATTCAAAACGTCTCCGCTTAGAAAGTTTGTTTATGGTCAGTTTAATAGGTTTTCTACATGGCCATTGGAGATGAACGTGGTTGTATTGAAGAACTTGAGAAAGTTGGAGATTATTTGTGCTACTATAACAGATGATATTGTTTCTGAGCTGTTATATGGGCTTGTAGCGCTGGAAAGCTTAGTATTGGATTCATGCTCATTGCTGGAATGCATTATGATCTCAAGCGTTTCGCTGAAGGAACTTCGTATCAAAAAGGGCTTGGATTTGATGAAGGTTACAATTGACGCTCCAAACTTGATCAAGTTTTGGTACAACTGTGAAGTGAATACCTCTTTGTCGTTGATCAGAGTCTTAGATCATTGTGATGCGCAATTCTCCCCATTGCTATATACGATGGAGGATTTCATAACCACTGACTGGTTTTTTAAGCTAAAGAAGATTCTTGAAGATTCAAAGTTCTTCCAGTCTCTAGTGATTGATTTGCCTAGCTATCTTGGCGTAAGAACTTGTACCCATTTGATCACTTATTTATTATGTTCAAGTGTCTTGTGTTCATGTGACAAATCGTAGTTGTGTCATGGTCGTGTATTTACGAATGAATTTCATACAATACCCAGGTTAACTATAGATGTAAATAATGAAGATTGTGTTGGCATTTATAGATTGATGTCGAAGAGGACCGGCTGAGGACTGCGGTTACTGACCGACCATACAAACTCAGAGAGTTAAAGCTGCACGAGCCATATACTTGGGATGGTATAGAATCTCCGCTTATGGGCCTAGATGGACTTTTTTGGATTTGCCACCCTGGAGTGCTGTCAATAACAACAAGTTTAAAGAATTCTTCTGCTGAGGTTTGCAACAGTAGTAGTTATAGTATCATATGTTTACTATAGGCTTTTCTCTGATTTTGCTTTAGGATTTCAATATTTTGTTTGTATTATTTTTCTTAAACTATTTGACTATCACTTTACCGGTAAATTAGATTAAAGTGATTCATTATATAGTTTTCGTAACACTTTTACTTTTGGAAATAAAATTTTAACCAGTTTCATTACTTCATTTATCACTGTAAGCAATCGTTTTTATTTAGTGAACATTTTTATATCAA from Silene latifolia isolate original U9 population chromosome 10, ASM4854445v1, whole genome shotgun sequence encodes:
- the LOC141606214 gene encoding uncharacterized protein LOC141606214 encodes the protein MMFGENVAEMETSIADRISELPEFILHNILSTLDTKEAGRASVLSKRWYQVWSCIPVLDFRLQYYKMVYWDVSTKYGFNVDDDVIQSFLGFIDKTMQRYDTQKYRIRKLHLELPTPDKKIESLVDRWIRIAVQNLVQELSINTLLHYTSDYRLPEILFRAKSLNVLKCRDIVLPYYETMELVSLEYLTLIQKNVDMIHTDMLQRIISFCPLVEFITTTDLGNISLPWERKQSKFKTSPLRKFVYGQFNRFSTWPLEMNVVVLKNLRKLEIICATITDDIVSELLYGLVALESLVLDSCSLLECIMISSVSLKELRIKKGLDLMKVTIDAPNLIKFWYNCEVNTSLSLIRVLDHCDAQFSPLLYTMEDFITTDWFFKLKKILEDSKFFQSLVIDLPSYLGIDVEEDRLRTAVTDRPYKLRELKLHEPYTWDGIESPLMGLDGLFWICHPGVLSITTSLKNSSAESILDILKCKVQSWKHSLKSIEVEDIHGASCHPWDTEFRFRLLWL